In Acidobacteriota bacterium, one genomic interval encodes:
- a CDS encoding DUF790 family protein, which translates to MLTTDLVRVRRRGGRIETPPLRAAEKQRLLGVAERYVAAARAGVGDTRAAFEAACDDVPHHPIDYRLVRGLRKLVEDRCSFEARDDVDPIALRRGVFGEAAAARRALGDAEPFDAESVIAAAAAELDLRGAAVRDALFADLRENHVLARFDAIGGPALVAAYETAQKQAVLLRAVRVVVILRRPEPRGLRLFFRRLKFHRLLYVATRLPDGACRIEIDGPFSLFRSVTTYGLRLALLLPILDVCGPGWELDADVLWGPQRRPATYRLEGDPAANPAHEDAGLPDEVARLRDRFRQMETPWTVEIARTLLDLPGVGLCVPDLVFTHRGAGRRVYFEALGYWSREAVWRRVDLVQAGLRQPVVFAVSTRLRVSEEVLDEELPGRLYVYKGAMSARAVEERLDASLAQAPR; encoded by the coding sequence ATGCTGACGACTGACCTGGTCCGGGTGCGGCGGCGCGGCGGGCGCATCGAGACGCCGCCGTTGCGCGCGGCGGAGAAGCAACGGCTGCTCGGCGTCGCGGAGCGCTACGTCGCCGCCGCGCGAGCGGGGGTCGGCGACACCCGGGCGGCGTTCGAGGCCGCCTGCGACGACGTGCCGCACCACCCGATCGACTACCGCCTCGTGCGGGGGCTGCGGAAGCTCGTGGAGGATCGCTGCAGCTTCGAGGCGCGGGACGACGTCGACCCGATCGCGCTCAGGCGGGGCGTTTTCGGGGAGGCCGCCGCGGCCCGGCGGGCCCTGGGCGACGCCGAGCCCTTCGATGCCGAGTCGGTCATCGCGGCGGCTGCCGCCGAGCTCGACCTGCGGGGGGCCGCGGTTCGGGACGCGCTGTTCGCCGACCTGCGGGAGAACCACGTACTCGCCAGGTTCGACGCCATCGGCGGCCCCGCGCTGGTCGCCGCCTACGAGACCGCCCAGAAGCAGGCGGTGCTGCTCCGGGCCGTGCGCGTCGTCGTCATCTTGCGGCGCCCCGAGCCGCGCGGGCTGCGCCTGTTCTTCCGGCGGCTCAAGTTCCACCGGCTGCTGTATGTCGCGACCCGGCTTCCCGACGGCGCCTGCCGCATCGAGATCGACGGGCCGTTCAGCCTGTTCCGGTCGGTCACGACCTATGGATTGCGGTTGGCGCTCCTGCTGCCGATCCTCGATGTCTGCGGCCCCGGCTGGGAGCTCGATGCCGACGTGCTGTGGGGGCCGCAGCGGCGGCCCGCGACGTACCGCCTCGAAGGAGATCCGGCCGCGAACCCGGCGCACGAGGATGCGGGCCTGCCGGACGAGGTTGCGCGGCTGCGCGACCGGTTCCGGCAGATGGAGACGCCGTGGACGGTGGAGATCGCCCGCACGCTGCTCGATCTGCCGGGAGTGGGCCTGTGCGTGCCGGATCTGGTCTTCACCCATCGCGGGGCCGGGCGCCGCGTCTACTTCGAGGCGCTCGGGTACTGGAGCCGCGAGGCGGTGTGGCGGCGCGTCGACCTGGTGCAGGCCGGGCTTCGGCAGCCTGTCGTCTTCGCGGTCAGCACCCGGCTGCGGGTCAGCGAGGAGGTGCTGGACGAGGAGCTGCCCGGCCGCCTGTACGTCTACAAGGGCGCCATGAGCGCCCGCGCGGTGGAGGAGCGGCTCGACGCGAGCCTCGCGCAGGCGCCCCGGTGA